The following are encoded in a window of Halorarum salinum genomic DNA:
- a CDS encoding DUF7344 domain-containing protein, protein MTKNSGEATDVQQSDSSVERTRSPDELFDALADRRRRDVLDLLRTHGGPMSLADLADEIAVREDETPITEVTPGDATRVYMSLYHTHVPKLADAGFLEYDRARDAVAPTDGASELDPILDAVEDAERELTRSG, encoded by the coding sequence ATGACGAAGAACTCGGGCGAGGCGACCGACGTCCAGCAGTCCGACTCGTCGGTGGAGCGAACTCGCTCGCCGGACGAACTGTTCGACGCGCTCGCGGACCGGCGCCGACGGGACGTCCTCGACTTGCTCCGGACCCACGGGGGGCCGATGTCGCTCGCCGACCTGGCCGACGAGATCGCGGTTCGGGAGGATGAAACCCCCATCACCGAGGTCACGCCGGGGGACGCAACGCGGGTCTACATGTCGCTCTACCACACCCACGTCCCGAAGCTGGCGGACGCGGGGTTCCTCGAGTACGACCGGGCGCGGGACGCGGTCGCGCCGACCGACGGGGCATCGGAACTGGATCCGATCCTGGACGCAGTCGAGGACGCGGAGCGCGAGCTCACCCGGTCCGGGTGA
- a CDS encoding nitrite/sulfite reductase, with protein sequence MNAVERWKREKHPLDVVEDVREYAEEGLSFDEIEARAGDGEWERLKWAGMYAHGRQDGYFMMRTKVPGGRLTPEQAEVIGEVADEYATAPPEHGGAEQNEVWGDAFLDVTTRQDVQMHWIEVEDVPAVWERYDEVGLTTIQGCGDSARNVLGCPAAGLTDHECFDAQPVVDAVSDFFTENREYANLPRKFKMTITGCREDCAQSQINDVGLTPARKTVDGEASDASRGPSDSSDGGEELYGFHVRVGGGLSDGPRMASPLDVFVPPGDAVEFCRAVAQTFKELGDRNNRGVCRMRYLVQQLGPGKFEEAVRDRCDVDLPTRGTDRTVGYTGDHVGVHEQKQDGLCYVGFNVIAGRMGGDEFAAAARAARKYGTDDATVRLATDQNFLITHVPEANVDDLLAEPFAADYQPDPGPFSRGAVGCTGSEFCNYGIIETKNRVRRWAKELDRRIDMPDDLEVVRMHMSGCSASCAQPQIADIGFRGETVKVEDDPASTNEEGDNLVEGMDFGLGGSLGSDNEFLDWVETAVPAGSIIPALEELFAAYADQRRDGERFYEWCRRVDNDELRTLMRRADANVAGGVAADD encoded by the coding sequence ATGAACGCGGTCGAACGGTGGAAACGGGAGAAACACCCGCTGGACGTCGTCGAGGACGTCCGCGAGTACGCCGAGGAGGGGCTCTCGTTCGACGAGATCGAGGCTCGGGCCGGCGACGGCGAGTGGGAGCGGCTCAAGTGGGCCGGGATGTACGCCCACGGGCGCCAGGACGGCTACTTCATGATGCGGACGAAGGTTCCCGGCGGCCGGCTCACGCCCGAGCAGGCCGAGGTGATCGGCGAGGTCGCGGACGAGTACGCGACCGCGCCCCCGGAGCACGGCGGCGCCGAGCAGAACGAGGTCTGGGGGGACGCGTTCCTCGACGTCACCACCCGTCAGGACGTCCAGATGCACTGGATCGAGGTCGAGGACGTGCCCGCCGTCTGGGAGCGGTACGACGAGGTCGGCCTCACCACGATCCAGGGCTGCGGCGACTCCGCCCGCAACGTGCTGGGCTGCCCGGCCGCCGGGCTGACCGACCACGAGTGCTTCGACGCCCAGCCAGTGGTCGACGCCGTCTCGGACTTCTTCACGGAGAACCGGGAGTACGCGAACCTCCCCCGCAAGTTCAAGATGACGATCACGGGCTGCCGCGAGGACTGCGCGCAGTCGCAGATCAACGACGTGGGGCTCACCCCCGCCAGGAAGACGGTCGACGGTGAGGCGAGCGATGCGAGCCGAGGCCCGTCGGACTCGTCCGACGGAGGTGAGGAGCTGTACGGCTTCCACGTCCGGGTCGGCGGCGGCCTCTCGGACGGCCCGCGGATGGCCTCGCCGCTGGACGTGTTCGTCCCGCCGGGGGACGCCGTGGAGTTCTGCCGCGCGGTCGCCCAGACGTTCAAGGAACTCGGCGACCGGAACAACCGGGGCGTCTGCCGGATGCGCTACCTGGTCCAGCAGCTCGGCCCCGGGAAGTTCGAGGAGGCGGTCCGCGACCGCTGCGACGTCGACCTGCCCACGAGAGGAACCGACCGCACCGTGGGGTACACCGGCGACCACGTCGGCGTCCACGAGCAGAAGCAGGACGGCCTGTGCTACGTCGGCTTCAACGTCATCGCGGGCCGGATGGGCGGCGACGAGTTCGCCGCGGCCGCCCGCGCCGCCCGGAAGTACGGCACCGACGACGCCACGGTCAGGCTCGCCACCGACCAGAACTTCCTGATCACCCACGTCCCCGAGGCGAACGTCGACGATCTGCTCGCGGAGCCGTTCGCGGCGGACTACCAGCCCGACCCGGGGCCGTTCTCGCGAGGCGCCGTCGGCTGTACGGGCTCGGAGTTCTGCAACTACGGCATCATCGAGACGAAGAACCGCGTCCGCCGGTGGGCGAAGGAGCTGGACCGCCGCATCGACATGCCGGACGACCTGGAGGTCGTGCGGATGCACATGTCGGGCTGTTCGGCCTCCTGCGCCCAGCCGCAGATCGCGGACATCGGCTTCAGGGGGGAGACGGTCAAGGTCGAGGACGACCCTGCGAGCACGAACGAGGAGGGCGACAACCTCGTCGAGGGGATGGACTTCGGCCTCGGCGGCAGCCTCGGCTCGGACAACGAGTTCCTCGACTGGGTCGAGACCGCCGTGCCCGCGGGGTCGATCATCCCGGCGCTGGAGGAACTGTTCGCGGCGTACGCCGATCAACGGCGCGACGGGGAGCGATTCTACGAGTGGTGCCGCCGCGTCGACAACGACGAACTCCGGACCCTCATGCGGCGCGCCGACGCGAACGTCGCCGGAGGTGTCGCGGCAGATGACTGA
- a CDS encoding mechanosensitive ion channel family protein has protein sequence MDPVALQLGAGAPFANVEAYLRRALFFLVAFVVVYLAGKLVVAPLVRRTLDRRGFEAGVTGLADSLVAVLVFFAALAVAFMAAGFPSFLTAAATLGGALALAVGFAAQDLIGNFVAGVFILKDRPFEVGDWIEWDDTAGRVEDIDLRVTRVRTFDNERITVPNGELANNPVTNPVAYDTLRQKFVFGIGYDDDIDEATDCIVEEAEAHAGILDEPAPSVRVEELGDSAVGLQSHFWIEDPDRSDFVRVRSEYVQAVKERFDAEGIDMPYVHRLLTGEVEVLEDVAGD, from the coding sequence ATGGACCCCGTTGCGCTGCAGCTGGGAGCCGGCGCGCCGTTCGCGAACGTCGAGGCGTACCTCAGGCGGGCGCTGTTCTTCCTGGTCGCGTTCGTCGTCGTCTACCTCGCCGGGAAACTCGTCGTCGCCCCGCTCGTCCGCCGGACGCTGGACCGACGAGGGTTCGAAGCGGGCGTGACGGGGCTCGCGGACAGTCTCGTCGCCGTCCTCGTGTTCTTCGCCGCGCTGGCGGTCGCGTTCATGGCCGCCGGCTTCCCGAGTTTCCTCACCGCCGCCGCGACGCTCGGGGGCGCGCTGGCGCTGGCGGTCGGCTTCGCGGCCCAGGACCTGATCGGCAACTTCGTCGCCGGCGTGTTCATCCTGAAGGACCGGCCGTTCGAGGTGGGCGACTGGATCGAGTGGGACGACACGGCCGGCCGCGTGGAGGACATCGACCTCCGGGTCACCCGGGTCCGCACGTTCGACAACGAGCGGATCACCGTGCCCAACGGCGAGCTGGCGAACAACCCCGTAACGAACCCGGTCGCGTACGACACGCTCCGGCAGAAGTTCGTCTTCGGCATCGGCTACGACGACGACATCGACGAGGCGACCGACTGCATCGTCGAGGAGGCCGAGGCCCACGCGGGGATCCTCGACGAGCCGGCCCCGTCGGTCCGCGTCGAGGAGCTCGGGGACTCGGCGGTCGGCCTCCAGTCGCACTTCTGGATCGAGGATCCCGACCGCTCGGACTTCGTCCGCGTCCGCTCCGAGTACGTCCAGGCCGTGAAGGAGCGCTTCGACGCGGAGGGGATCGACATGCCGTACGTCCACCGACTGCTCACCGGCGAGGTCGAGGTGCTGGAGGACGTAGCCGGTGATTAA
- a CDS encoding ring-cleaving dioxygenase encodes MTRPDHPDPIEGIHHVTVMSGDPDGNVRFFRNVLGLRLVKRTVNFDDVTTYHLYYGDEVGTPGTVYTAFPFGGGRRGRNGTGEASATAFAVPEGSLDYWRDRLESRGVEVREPEERFGARVLPFTDPDGQELELVEREARSASDGSGRSPQEPFGGVEPWADSPVPEERRIRGFHGVTLRLAEIDATADLLEFMGYEEEAAAADRTRFRGAGDRAAVVDLVERPDAAPAGGGIGSVHHVAFRVPDDEAQVAWQSALRERGQHATPVKDRRYFRSIYFREPGGVLFEFATDGPGFDLDEPVEALGGELKLPDWLEDDRERVESALPPLSAAAEPAVRDADGTTDGTVGDAEAGVATRD; translated from the coding sequence ATGACCCGACCAGATCACCCGGACCCCATCGAGGGCATCCACCACGTGACGGTGATGTCCGGCGACCCGGACGGGAACGTCCGGTTCTTCCGGAACGTGCTGGGCCTGCGACTCGTGAAGCGAACCGTCAACTTCGACGACGTGACGACCTACCACCTCTACTACGGCGACGAGGTCGGCACGCCCGGCACCGTCTACACCGCGTTCCCGTTCGGCGGCGGCCGGCGCGGCCGCAACGGCACGGGCGAGGCGTCGGCCACCGCGTTCGCGGTGCCCGAGGGCAGCCTCGACTACTGGCGCGACCGTCTGGAGTCCCGGGGCGTGGAGGTGCGCGAACCCGAGGAGCGGTTCGGCGCTCGCGTGCTCCCCTTCACCGACCCCGACGGGCAGGAACTCGAACTCGTGGAGCGCGAGGCGCGAAGCGCCTCGGACGGAAGCGGGCGGAGCCCGCAGGAGCCGTTCGGCGGCGTCGAGCCGTGGGCCGACTCTCCGGTCCCCGAGGAGCGCCGGATCCGCGGCTTCCACGGCGTCACCCTCCGGCTCGCGGAGATCGACGCGACCGCCGACCTGCTCGAGTTCATGGGTTACGAGGAGGAGGCGGCGGCGGCCGACCGGACCCGGTTCCGCGGCGCGGGCGACCGCGCGGCGGTCGTGGACCTCGTCGAGCGACCCGACGCGGCTCCCGCGGGCGGCGGCATCGGCTCGGTCCACCACGTCGCCTTCCGCGTGCCCGACGACGAGGCCCAGGTCGCCTGGCAGTCGGCGCTTCGCGAGCGCGGGCAGCACGCGACGCCCGTGAAGGACCGCCGGTACTTCCGCTCCATCTACTTCCGCGAGCCGGGCGGCGTGCTGTTCGAGTTCGCCACCGACGGACCGGGGTTCGACCTCGACGAACCGGTCGAGGCGCTCGGCGGGGAGCTGAAGCTGCCCGACTGGCTGGAGGACGACCGCGAACGCGTCGAGTCGGCGCTGCCGCCGCTGTCTGCCGCCGCCGAACCCGCCGTCCGCGACGCCGACGGGACCACGGACGGAACCGTCGGCGACGCCGAAGCGGGGGTGGCGACGCGTGACTGA
- the cofG gene encoding 7,8-didemethyl-8-hydroxy-5-deazariboflavin synthase subunit CofG, whose translation MFPGATEYDVDVSVDDEAVDRLLQVTPEDVEAAPELTFARNVFLPLTTACRYTCTYCTYYDVPGEASLMSPEEIREQCRLGADAGCTEALFTFGDKPDDRYTAVHDRLDEWGYDDIVDYHARACEIALEEGLLPHSNPGDLTREEFERLREVNVSMGVMLETTADVAAHSGARRKSPGQRLDTIRAAGEARVPFTTGILVGIGEDWRDRAESLLAIRELHERYDHVQEVIVQPVVPNERSDYDGPSTGTMRRVVAMARAALPEEVSVQAPPNLAPVRDLLDCGVDDLGGVSPVTDDYINPDYAWPALRELEAIAEDGGVPLSERLPVYERYLPRDLGGSADAPGAADGAWIAGRTREAVAADGSTDSRFRAALETGKNDLDP comes from the coding sequence GTGTTCCCCGGCGCCACCGAGTACGACGTGGACGTGTCGGTCGACGACGAGGCGGTCGACCGGCTCCTCCAGGTCACCCCCGAGGACGTCGAGGCGGCGCCGGAACTCACCTTCGCCCGCAACGTCTTCCTCCCGCTCACCACCGCCTGCCGGTACACCTGCACCTATTGCACCTACTACGACGTGCCCGGCGAGGCGAGCCTCATGAGCCCCGAGGAGATCCGCGAGCAGTGCCGCCTCGGCGCCGACGCGGGCTGTACGGAGGCACTGTTCACCTTCGGCGACAAGCCCGACGACCGGTACACCGCCGTCCACGACCGGCTGGACGAGTGGGGGTACGACGACATCGTCGACTACCACGCCCGCGCCTGCGAGATCGCGCTGGAGGAGGGGCTGCTCCCCCACTCGAACCCCGGCGACCTCACCCGGGAGGAGTTCGAACGCCTGCGCGAGGTGAACGTCTCGATGGGCGTGATGCTGGAGACGACCGCCGACGTGGCCGCCCACAGCGGCGCCCGCCGGAAGTCGCCGGGCCAGCGGCTCGACACGATACGGGCCGCCGGCGAGGCGCGCGTCCCGTTCACGACCGGCATCCTCGTCGGCATCGGGGAGGACTGGCGCGACCGCGCCGAGTCGCTGCTCGCCATCCGGGAGCTCCACGAGCGGTACGACCACGTCCAGGAGGTGATCGTCCAGCCGGTCGTCCCGAACGAGCGCTCCGACTACGACGGTCCCTCGACGGGGACGATGCGGCGCGTCGTGGCGATGGCCCGCGCCGCGCTGCCCGAGGAGGTGTCGGTGCAGGCGCCCCCGAATCTCGCACCAGTGCGCGACCTGCTCGACTGCGGCGTCGACGACCTCGGCGGCGTCTCCCCCGTGACCGACGACTACATCAACCCGGACTACGCGTGGCCCGCGCTCCGCGAACTGGAGGCGATCGCCGAGGACGGCGGCGTCCCGCTGTCCGAACGGCTCCCCGTGTACGAGCGCTATCTCCCGCGGGACCTGGGCGGGTCCGCCGACGCCCCCGGCGCCGCGGACGGCGCCTGGATCGCGGGCCGGACGCGCGAGGCCGTCGCGGCGGACGGGTCGACGGACAGCCGGTTCCGCGCGGCCCTCGAAACCGGCAAGAACGACCTCGACCCGTGA
- a CDS encoding Coenzyme F420 hydrogenase/dehydrogenase, beta subunit C-terminal domain, whose protein sequence is MTDDQRRDERHAVNAPADVAPELVEDAAGAEASSEAGASSEDDATGRPLPRVPGSGETSDEATVPPTSGSNDPGTRADHTRMDAKPIRFYRGEEPERDDGERGDGAGTGEDADACGCGGNCGCGHEREGTTDGRRAAAPDGGATPANVDGEGNLRDLEFTPPAEGASQDLEDGDPTDRPNPPGGVDLDTPGYAIREGMNDIETPDGKTWFMELDAAVVDEGRCIQCGTCVAACPSDSIGIGEDDLPELVKMCTGCSLCWDFCPRGGLRYERQWKITGGEDNVTGAGDPITEFSAKVEESWRENAQDGGLVTSVLIHLLEAGEIDGALIATESEEEPWKAESFLATTPEELIANAGSFYNQTMALGNLDVERWAEKLPEKDPADLSLALVGTPCEIEGIRALQDFEWDYASQEAGIRAVDYTIALMCTKNFNYERLVGEQLAEKRDIRPGDIGKLDVLHGDMIVYDTDGNLLLEEDIEEFHGAALKGCDECADFTGYCADLTVGSVGSSDEYSSVIVRTERGLKAWDLTEPDLDYHDLEDRSAIGGLQSWDKKKAFASLERPFDPDAPRFIEYTEHAERYGTEPNPHEADH, encoded by the coding sequence ATGACTGACGACCAGCGCCGGGATGAGCGGCACGCGGTGAACGCGCCCGCCGACGTCGCGCCCGAACTCGTCGAGGACGCCGCCGGGGCCGAAGCCTCCAGCGAAGCCGGTGCCTCCAGCGAGGACGACGCCACGGGACGGCCGCTTCCGCGCGTTCCGGGGTCCGGGGAGACGAGCGACGAGGCCACGGTGCCGCCGACGAGCGGATCCAACGACCCCGGAACCCGTGCCGACCACACCCGAATGGACGCGAAGCCGATCCGATTCTATCGGGGCGAGGAGCCGGAGCGTGACGATGGCGAGCGCGGCGACGGAGCCGGAACCGGCGAGGACGCTGACGCCTGTGGCTGTGGCGGCAACTGCGGCTGCGGGCACGAGCGGGAGGGGACTACCGACGGCCGACGAGCCGCCGCCCCGGACGGCGGCGCGACGCCTGCGAACGTCGACGGCGAGGGGAACCTCCGGGACCTTGAGTTCACGCCGCCGGCCGAGGGCGCGAGCCAGGACCTCGAGGACGGCGACCCGACCGACCGCCCGAACCCGCCCGGCGGCGTCGACCTCGACACGCCCGGCTACGCCATCCGGGAGGGGATGAACGACATCGAGACGCCCGACGGGAAGACGTGGTTCATGGAGCTCGACGCGGCCGTCGTCGACGAGGGGCGCTGCATCCAGTGTGGCACCTGCGTCGCCGCCTGCCCGTCGGACTCCATCGGCATCGGGGAGGACGACCTCCCGGAGCTCGTGAAGATGTGCACCGGCTGCTCGCTGTGCTGGGACTTCTGCCCGCGCGGCGGCCTGCGCTACGAGCGCCAGTGGAAGATCACCGGTGGCGAGGACAACGTGACGGGCGCCGGCGACCCCATCACGGAGTTCTCCGCGAAGGTGGAGGAGTCGTGGCGCGAGAACGCCCAGGACGGCGGGCTCGTCACGTCGGTCCTGATCCACCTGCTGGAGGCCGGCGAGATCGACGGCGCGCTGATCGCCACCGAATCCGAGGAGGAGCCCTGGAAGGCCGAGAGCTTCCTCGCGACGACGCCGGAGGAGCTGATCGCGAACGCGGGGAGCTTCTACAACCAGACGATGGCGCTCGGGAACCTCGACGTCGAACGGTGGGCCGAGAAGCTCCCGGAGAAGGACCCGGCGGACCTCTCGCTGGCGCTCGTCGGGACGCCCTGCGAGATCGAGGGGATCCGGGCGCTCCAGGACTTCGAGTGGGACTACGCCTCACAGGAGGCGGGCATCCGTGCCGTCGACTACACCATCGCACTGATGTGCACGAAGAACTTCAACTACGAGCGCCTCGTCGGCGAGCAACTCGCCGAGAAGCGAGATATCCGGCCCGGGGACATCGGGAAGCTCGACGTCCTCCACGGGGACATGATCGTCTACGACACCGACGGCAACCTCCTGCTGGAGGAGGACATCGAGGAGTTCCACGGCGCCGCGCTGAAGGGCTGTGACGAGTGCGCCGACTTCACCGGCTACTGCGCGGACCTCACGGTCGGCTCGGTCGGATCGAGCGACGAGTACTCCAGCGTCATCGTCCGCACCGAGCGGGGGCTGAAGGCGTGGGATCTGACGGAGCCGGACCTCGACTACCACGACCTGGAGGACCGCTCGGCCATCGGCGGCCTCCAGTCGTGGGACAAGAAGAAGGCGTTCGCGTCGCTGGAGCGGCCGTTCGACCCGGACGCTCCCCGGTTCATCGAGTACACGGAGCACGCCGAGCGCTACGGGACGGAGCCGAACCCCCACGAGGCCGACCACTAG
- a CDS encoding alpha/beta hydrolase → MTEGPHAGQPVATAGADLADARAAVVTVHGRGATARSILGMAGEFGTDRVAYLAPQAANHTWYPHSFMEETARNQPHLDSALEFLGGTVAEAADAVGHDRVALLGFSQGACLSSEWVARNARRYGGLIAFSGGLVGPEGTPREYDGDLDGTPAFLGCSDVDPHIPLERVHETRDVLEDLGAEVDERIYEGMGHGVNEDEFSAAKGIVTSLER, encoded by the coding sequence GTGACTGAGGGTCCCCACGCCGGCCAGCCGGTCGCCACGGCCGGGGCTGACCTGGCGGACGCGCGTGCGGCGGTGGTGACGGTCCACGGGCGGGGCGCGACCGCCCGGAGCATCCTCGGGATGGCCGGCGAGTTCGGCACCGACCGCGTCGCCTACCTCGCCCCGCAGGCCGCGAACCACACCTGGTACCCCCACTCGTTCATGGAGGAGACCGCGCGGAACCAGCCCCACCTCGACTCGGCGCTCGAGTTCCTCGGCGGGACGGTCGCGGAGGCCGCCGACGCCGTGGGCCACGACAGGGTCGCCCTCCTCGGCTTCTCGCAGGGCGCCTGCCTCTCCTCGGAGTGGGTCGCCCGGAACGCGCGGCGGTACGGCGGTCTGATCGCCTTCTCGGGCGGACTCGTCGGTCCGGAGGGCACTCCCCGGGAGTACGATGGCGACCTCGACGGGACGCCGGCGTTCCTCGGCTGCTCGGACGTCGACCCGCACATCCCGCTCGAGCGGGTCCACGAGACGCGCGACGTCCTCGAGGACCTGGGCGCCGAGGTCGACGAGCGCATCTACGAGGGGATGGGCCACGGGGTCAACGAGGACGAGTTCTCGGCGGCGAAGGGCATCGTGACCAGCCTGGAGCGGTAG
- the uppS gene encoding polyprenyl diphosphate synthase, translating to MTLRSRLRAAFDRAYEGVLRREVDGAPEHVAIIQDGNRRYAREHGGDAPDGHRAGADTTERVLDWCADLGVEELTLYAFSTENFERPEEELEPLFDLLESKLREFADADRVHEQSVCIRALGDVGMLPDRVRDAVEYAEDRTAGYDGFTLNIALAYGGRNELLGAVREVADDVADGSLAATDVDVDEVESRLYRRPVRDVDLIIRTGGDERTSNFLPWHANGNEAAVFFCTPYWPEFSKVDLLRGVRTYEAREESWRRARTKRAVALVRSLAATETEAARAVASRLHETLPSGDAAEVDEALESTGETAD from the coding sequence GTGACCCTCCGCTCCCGCCTCCGGGCCGCGTTCGACCGGGCCTACGAGGGCGTCCTCCGCCGCGAGGTCGACGGCGCTCCCGAACACGTCGCCATCATCCAGGACGGCAACCGTCGCTACGCGCGCGAGCACGGCGGGGACGCCCCGGACGGCCACCGCGCCGGCGCGGACACGACCGAACGGGTGCTCGACTGGTGTGCCGACCTCGGCGTCGAGGAGTTGACCCTGTACGCCTTCTCGACCGAGAACTTCGAGCGGCCCGAGGAGGAGCTCGAACCGCTGTTCGACCTCCTCGAGTCCAAGCTTCGGGAGTTCGCCGACGCCGACCGCGTCCACGAGCAGTCGGTGTGCATCCGCGCGCTCGGCGACGTCGGGATGCTCCCCGACCGGGTCCGCGACGCGGTCGAGTACGCGGAGGATCGGACGGCGGGATACGACGGGTTCACCCTCAACATCGCGCTGGCGTACGGCGGCCGGAACGAACTGCTCGGCGCCGTTCGGGAGGTCGCCGACGACGTGGCCGACGGGAGCCTCGCCGCGACCGACGTCGACGTCGACGAGGTGGAGTCGCGGCTCTACCGCCGTCCGGTCCGGGACGTGGACCTCATCATCCGGACCGGCGGCGACGAGCGCACCTCCAACTTCCTCCCGTGGCACGCCAACGGCAACGAGGCGGCGGTGTTCTTCTGTACGCCGTACTGGCCGGAGTTCTCGAAGGTCGACCTCCTGCGGGGCGTCCGCACCTACGAGGCCCGCGAGGAGTCGTGGCGCCGCGCCCGGACGAAGCGGGCCGTCGCGCTCGTCCGCTCGCTCGCCGCGACCGAGACGGAGGCTGCCCGCGCGGTGGCGAGTCGACTGCACGAGACGCTCCCCAGCGGCGACGCCGCCGAGGTGGACGAGGCGCTGGAGTCGACGGGCGAGACGGCGGACTGA
- a CDS encoding helix-turn-helix domain-containing protein, with amino-acid sequence MSVVVEVSVPAESFALADALAAEPDVAVEAERVASHSPEWILPFLWAADGDRESFLEAIRRDPTVENVIVIERADGDVLYGVEWSDSVRELITEMIDQHAIILEATARGADWRLRLRFTTEAEVTSFREYFEERGRRFEVHMIARPDAPRQREYGLTEEQHETLMTALREGYFDVPRTVTIEELADVLGVSSNAVSQRLRRATTNLVRHTLAIETDESDGRE; translated from the coding sequence GTGAGCGTCGTCGTCGAGGTCTCCGTCCCGGCCGAGTCGTTCGCGCTGGCCGACGCGCTGGCGGCCGAACCGGACGTGGCCGTCGAGGCCGAACGGGTGGCCTCCCACAGCCCCGAGTGGATACTTCCGTTCCTCTGGGCCGCCGACGGCGACCGAGAATCGTTCCTCGAGGCGATTCGGCGGGATCCGACCGTCGAGAACGTGATCGTCATCGAACGGGCGGACGGGGACGTGCTGTACGGGGTGGAGTGGTCCGACTCCGTCCGTGAACTGATCACGGAGATGATCGACCAGCACGCGATCATCCTGGAGGCCACGGCCCGGGGGGCCGACTGGCGCCTCAGGCTACGGTTCACCACGGAGGCAGAGGTCACGTCGTTCCGGGAGTACTTCGAGGAGCGCGGCCGGCGGTTCGAGGTGCACATGATCGCGCGCCCCGACGCACCGCGACAGCGCGAGTACGGGCTGACCGAGGAGCAGCACGAGACGCTGATGACCGCGCTCCGGGAGGGGTACTTCGACGTGCCGCGGACCGTCACCATCGAGGAACTCGCGGACGTCCTCGGCGTCTCCTCGAACGCGGTGTCCCAGCGGCTCCGTCGCGCCACGACGAACCTCGTCCGGCACACGCTGGCTATCGAAACCGACGAGTCCGACGGGCGGGAGTAG
- a CDS encoding DUF7548 family protein: protein MRHRAGTVIGLGASLSLIAVLGWAYVPQTTRNVNAYYASGMVNPLAAGILALGVIVALVATSRGRLSAQQGAGIVLGFGLGAFAIVLLWVVTGRVDVFLAPGWAFPAQRWVLLGVSVLLLIGAGWHARTLGLLSRSR, encoded by the coding sequence GTGAGACATCGAGCGGGAACCGTCATCGGCCTCGGCGCTAGCCTGTCACTCATCGCCGTACTCGGGTGGGCGTACGTTCCCCAGACCACGCGAAACGTCAACGCCTACTACGCGTCGGGGATGGTCAATCCCCTGGCCGCCGGAATCCTCGCCCTGGGAGTCATCGTCGCGCTCGTCGCGACCAGTCGGGGCCGTCTGTCAGCCCAGCAGGGCGCGGGAATCGTCCTCGGCTTCGGTCTCGGCGCGTTTGCCATCGTACTCCTCTGGGTCGTTACCGGACGTGTCGACGTGTTCCTGGCACCGGGCTGGGCGTTTCCGGCGCAACGATGGGTTCTTCTCGGCGTCTCCGTGCTGCTCCTGATCGGCGCTGGATGGCACGCCAGGACGCTTGGTCTGCTCTCGCGGTCCCGGTGA
- the cofC gene encoding 2-phospho-L-lactate guanylyltransferase: MHALVPFAAERPKTRLATVLSPDERRSFADAMLSDVLSALEEAGFSPRLLATESTGRDVPETVDDRPLTEAVNAALVDHDPSPDRPLAVVAADLALATPAALSWLTADGDVVIAPGRGGGTNALAVRHPGFRVDYHGASYLDHLRRARDVGASVREVDSWRLATDVDEPSDLVEVLVHGEREARDWLVDAGFELETGDGRVDLTRTG, translated from the coding sequence ATGCACGCGCTCGTGCCGTTCGCGGCCGAACGGCCGAAGACGCGCCTCGCAACGGTTCTCTCGCCCGACGAGCGACGGTCCTTCGCCGACGCGATGCTCTCGGACGTGCTCTCCGCGCTGGAGGAGGCCGGGTTCTCGCCGCGCCTGCTCGCGACCGAGTCGACGGGCCGGGACGTGCCCGAGACCGTCGACGACCGGCCCCTGACGGAGGCGGTGAACGCCGCGCTCGTCGACCACGATCCGTCGCCGGACCGACCGCTCGCGGTCGTCGCCGCGGACCTCGCGCTCGCGACGCCGGCGGCGCTCTCGTGGCTGACCGCCGACGGCGACGTCGTGATCGCGCCGGGTCGCGGCGGCGGGACGAACGCGCTCGCCGTCCGCCACCCCGGGTTCCGGGTCGACTACCACGGCGCGTCGTACCTCGACCACCTGCGGAGGGCGCGGGACGTCGGTGCGAGCGTGCGCGAGGTCGACTCCTGGCGGCTCGCGACCGACGTGGACGAGCCGTCCGACCTGGTGGAGGTGCTGGTACACGGCGAGCGCGAGGCGCGGGACTGGCTCGTCGACGCCGGGTTCGAACTCGAGACGGGTGACGGTCGCGTGGACCTCACCCGGACCGGGTGA